The nucleotide window ACACAGCCCCTGTCATCCAGCATACTCCACACAGCCCCCGTCATCCAGCATACACCACACAGCCCCCGTCATCCAGCATACACCACACAGCCCCCGTCATCCAGCATACACcacacagcccccatcatccagcATAGTCCACACAGCCCCCGTTATCCAGCATACACcacacagcccccatcatccagcATACACCACACAGCCCCCGTCATCCAGCATACACCACACAGCCCCCGTTATCCAGCATACACcacacagcccccatcatccagcATACACCACACAGCCCCCGTCATCCAGCATACTCCACACAGCCCCCGTCATCCAGCATACTCCACACAGCCCCCGTCATCCAGCATACACCACACAGCCCCCGTCATCCAGCATACACCACACAGCCCCCGTCATCCAGCATACACcacacagcccccatcatccagcATAGTCCACACAACCCCCGTTATCCAGCATATGCCACACAGTCCCCAGCATCCAGCATActccacacatcacccatcatccagGGGAATCACAAGGAACCTCAATTAGGCTGAACATGGACCTTCTTGGTTTTTCCCCGCTCATTGTCTTCAGTCTTCTGGGCATTCTGCTCGGCATTATTTTAAACACTTTCATTGTTGTTGGGAATAAAAAGGTTTTAATAACTAGAAATCAGGTGAGCCCGTCCTACAGGCTGCACTTCTTCATGGGAGCGATGAACCTGCTATATCTCGGTGGGATCTCCTTGGTTTTTCTATTCTTTATTGGTTGTCCTCCTCTCTGTCCCACCATGGTGATGACTGACTTCCTACAGATCCTCTTGCCATCTCTCCTGTATTTGCAGTACTGGCTCATCGCCTGGCTCTGTCACTTCTACTTTATCAGCACAACAAACGTCCGCCACAAGGTCTTCATTTGGATAAAGAGAAGTTTTTCAAGGTTCCTCCCGCATCTTCTCCTAATGTCAGTGGTTTTGTCACTTGCCTTAAGTGTGTTGCTGGGCTCTGATAGACTAAGCCAACCACAACCATCGGAGAACACTACCCTGGGCTACAATCTCCACAATCTCACGTTCAATTTTTTGCCTATAATGTTGTCGACCTTCATAGGTTGCTGGACGCCCTTCATCATTGGTCTCATCTCTGTGGGGTTCACTGTTTCGTCTTTTCTCATCCACATTGGGAACATGAAGCAAAGTGTTGGGGGATTCACTGCCCCTCAGCTGGGGGTTTACACCAGGGCCATCTGGACAATGACTTTGCTTATTCTGATTTCTGTAGCTTATAATTTGTCAGAAATATTTGGTATGATAGGCTTTTTTAACCAGGATGACCAGCATTTGCTCAACTGGCTTTTTGGAGTGTCCTTCCCAACCGTAGAAGCCGCCATCATTATCCAGGCCAGCTCAAAGCTGAGGAAGATGCTTCACATCAGGTGGTGGGCCGAGAGCGGAAACATCCAGAATAAGTCAGCAAAGGACCAGAAGGGTAAATGATACCTGGATGAGTAGAGTAGTAGAGTTGACGTATCTTAGTGGC belongs to Dendropsophus ebraccatus isolate aDenEbr1 chromosome 9, aDenEbr1.pat, whole genome shotgun sequence and includes:
- the LOC138801937 gene encoding taste receptor type 2 member 4-like translates to MVMTDFLQILLPSLLYLQYWLIAWLCHFYFISTTNVRHKVFIWIKRSFSRFLPHLLLMSVVLSLALSVLLGSDRLSQPQPSENTTLGYNLHNLTFNFLPIMLSTFIGCWTPFIIGLISVGFTVSSFLIHIGNMKQSVGGFTAPQLGVYTRAIWTMTLLILISVAYNLSEIFGMIGFFNQDDQHLLNWLFGVSFPTVEAAIIIQASSKLRKMLHIRWWAESGNIQNKSAKDQKGK